The following are encoded in a window of Paenibacillus polymyxa genomic DNA:
- the coaBC gene encoding bifunctional phosphopantothenoylcysteine decarboxylase/phosphopantothenate--cysteine ligase CoaBC, with protein MLKGKVIILGITGGIAAYKGAALCSRLTQKGADVHVIMTASAKEFITELTLQSLSRNPVYSDTFDEREPSVVSHIHLADAADLVLVAPATANIIGKMAHGLADDMLSTTLLATTAPIMVAPAMNVHMYTHPAVMQNMETLVSRGVKMIEPGEGLLACGYVGKGRLEEPDTIVQTIEHFFDQQAQEQKTTIKSEPRWFGDESMEAQMPESLVNENESVLSGKKVIVTAGGTIERIDPVRYITNDSSGKMGFAIAKVAQEMGAEVHLIAANTSAEPPTGIMLERVQSAEDMYDAVLKQWETSDMVVMAAAVADYRPREIAQTKIKKKDSVFTLELVKNVDILESLGRSKKHQFLIGFAAETEHLETYAIDKLERKNCDLIAANDVTVNGAGFGVDTNAVQIYDRSGIVERIPVQSKEEVARKLLTIAAGRMGGVLH; from the coding sequence ATGTTGAAGGGAAAAGTTATTATTCTTGGTATAACTGGCGGAATTGCTGCTTACAAAGGGGCAGCGCTGTGTAGTAGGTTGACGCAAAAGGGCGCCGATGTTCATGTGATTATGACGGCCTCTGCCAAGGAGTTTATTACCGAACTTACGCTGCAGTCGCTCTCTCGTAATCCGGTGTACAGTGACACATTTGATGAAAGAGAGCCATCAGTCGTATCCCATATTCATCTGGCGGATGCGGCTGATTTGGTGCTTGTTGCTCCTGCAACTGCGAATATTATCGGGAAAATGGCGCATGGTCTTGCTGATGATATGCTGTCTACAACGTTGTTGGCTACAACAGCGCCTATTATGGTGGCACCTGCGATGAATGTACATATGTACACTCATCCCGCAGTCATGCAAAATATGGAGACGCTTGTATCACGTGGCGTGAAGATGATTGAGCCTGGTGAAGGATTACTGGCTTGCGGTTACGTTGGCAAAGGACGTTTGGAAGAACCGGACACAATTGTGCAAACCATAGAGCATTTTTTTGATCAGCAAGCTCAGGAACAAAAAACCACCATCAAGTCTGAACCACGATGGTTTGGTGACGAATCTATGGAGGCTCAAATGCCTGAGTCACTTGTGAATGAGAATGAATCGGTGCTTTCAGGCAAAAAAGTCATTGTAACGGCTGGAGGCACGATCGAGCGAATTGATCCAGTACGTTATATCACAAATGATTCATCTGGCAAAATGGGCTTTGCCATTGCAAAAGTGGCTCAGGAGATGGGTGCAGAGGTGCACTTGATTGCTGCCAATACCAGCGCGGAACCGCCTACTGGTATTATGCTTGAAAGAGTCCAGTCAGCTGAAGATATGTACGACGCTGTATTAAAACAATGGGAAACGAGCGATATGGTCGTTATGGCTGCTGCAGTTGCAGATTATCGACCACGTGAGATTGCACAGACCAAGATCAAGAAAAAAGATAGTGTATTTACGCTAGAGCTAGTGAAGAACGTCGATATTTTAGAATCACTCGGACGGAGTAAGAAACATCAATTTTTAATTGGCTTTGCAGCTGAAACCGAACATTTGGAGACGTATGCGATAGATAAATTAGAACGTAAAAATTGTGATTTGATCGCGGCAAACGATGTAACTGTGAATGGTGCTGGTTTTGGCGTCGATACGAATGCTGTTCAAATTTATGACCGAAGCGGGATCGTAGAGCGTATTCCTGTACAGTCAAAGGAAGAAGTCGCGCGTAAGTTGCTTACTATAGCCGCGGGACGCATGGGTGGGGTGCTGCATTAA
- the rpoZ gene encoding DNA-directed RNA polymerase subunit omega, giving the protein MLYPSIDEMMKKADSKYSLVVAASRRARQLREGEKTTLKNPKSHKQVGVALEEIYADHLRLESGEDE; this is encoded by the coding sequence GTGCTGTATCCTTCCATTGATGAAATGATGAAAAAGGCAGATAGTAAGTATTCGTTGGTTGTAGCGGCTTCACGTCGTGCCAGACAGTTGCGCGAGGGTGAAAAGACGACTCTCAAGAATCCCAAATCCCACAAACAGGTTGGAGTGGCGTTGGAAGAGATTTACGCGGACCATCTGCGTCTTGAAAGCGGCGAAGACGAGTAA
- the gmk gene encoding guanylate kinase translates to MAKGLLFVISGPSGVGKGTVGNALREKLPEITYSVSATTRTPRSGEQDGVTYFFKTREEFLGMIERDEMLEYAEYVGNYYGTPRDFVDQTLAQGKDIFLEIEVQGALKVKEKFPEGIFIFLLPPSLDELKDRIRGRGTETQATIDHRMSVAVDEMNLLRHYDYAVVNDEIDFACKRIESIIIAEHCKVHP, encoded by the coding sequence ATGGCTAAGGGATTATTATTTGTAATATCCGGACCTTCGGGTGTCGGTAAAGGGACGGTAGGCAACGCATTGCGTGAGAAGCTACCAGAGATAACATACTCCGTTTCTGCTACAACTCGAACACCTCGTTCAGGCGAACAGGATGGAGTGACCTATTTTTTTAAAACGCGTGAAGAATTTTTGGGTATGATTGAACGAGATGAAATGCTGGAGTATGCTGAGTATGTAGGGAACTATTATGGTACTCCACGTGATTTTGTAGATCAGACCCTTGCGCAGGGAAAAGATATTTTTCTGGAGATTGAAGTTCAGGGAGCGCTAAAGGTTAAAGAAAAATTTCCAGAAGGCATATTCATTTTTCTGCTTCCGCCTTCGCTAGACGAATTAAAGGATAGAATCCGGGGACGGGGCACAGAAACTCAAGCGACCATAGACCACCGTATGTCGGTAGCTGTGGATGAAATGAATTTGTTGCGTCACTATGATTATGCGGTCGTCAATGATGAGATTGATTTCGCTTGTAAACGAATAGAATCCATTATTATCGCCGAACATTGTAAGGTTCATCCTTAA
- the remA gene encoding extracellular matrix/biofilm regulator RemA — MAIKLINIGFGNIVSANRIISIVSPESAPIKRIIQEARDRHMLIDATYGRRTRAVIITDSDHVILSAVQPETVAHRLSTKDDDNDE; from the coding sequence ATGGCAATCAAATTGATCAATATTGGTTTCGGCAATATCGTGTCGGCCAACCGAATTATCTCCATCGTCAGTCCGGAGTCTGCTCCGATCAAGCGGATTATACAGGAAGCCAGGGACCGTCATATGCTAATTGATGCTACCTATGGCCGCCGGACGCGGGCTGTTATTATTACAGACAGTGATCATGTAATCCTGTCTGCGGTGCAGCCGGAGACGGTCGCTCATCGCCTATCCACTAAAGATGATGACAATGACGAATAA
- a CDS encoding YicC/YloC family endoribonuclease, which produces MSLSMTGYGQAILHYEGYKVRLELKSVNHRYCEVMMRIPREWTRYEDGLRRTVQQQIKRGRIDVFIHRERDEEQMPAARLNDTVVQAYLHAAEQLADRYGVKGTLGISDILALPDVLGEPGEAFHGDEEDWEEQLQRALNEALQGLLEMRRREGGHLAQDVESRILRLESLHHEMTVLAPHVVSDYRNRLKHRLKELQDGSFTLDEHKFGMEIALFADRSNIDEELTRLQSHFGQCKGLLLSDEPAGRKLDFLIQEMNREVNTIGSKANHLTLVNLVVEMKAELEKIREQAANIE; this is translated from the coding sequence ATGTCATTGAGTATGACCGGATACGGTCAAGCCATCCTTCATTATGAGGGCTATAAAGTGCGCTTGGAATTGAAATCGGTGAATCACCGCTATTGCGAAGTGATGATGAGAATTCCGCGCGAATGGACTCGATACGAAGATGGCTTGAGAAGAACGGTTCAACAGCAGATTAAACGCGGTCGTATCGATGTCTTCATCCACAGGGAACGTGATGAAGAACAGATGCCCGCCGCGCGGTTGAATGACACTGTGGTGCAGGCTTACCTGCATGCAGCGGAGCAGCTGGCGGATCGTTATGGAGTGAAAGGAACGTTAGGGATAAGCGATATTCTTGCTTTGCCTGACGTTCTGGGTGAGCCTGGAGAGGCTTTCCATGGAGATGAAGAGGACTGGGAAGAGCAACTACAGCGGGCTTTGAATGAAGCTTTGCAAGGTTTACTGGAGATGAGAAGGCGAGAAGGCGGGCATTTGGCGCAAGATGTGGAATCCCGTATTTTACGTCTGGAATCTCTGCATCATGAAATGACGGTGCTGGCTCCTCATGTTGTGAGCGACTACCGTAACAGGCTGAAACACAGGCTTAAAGAGCTTCAGGACGGTTCATTTACGCTTGATGAACATAAGTTCGGAATGGAGATTGCGTTATTCGCGGATCGCAGCAATATTGACGAGGAACTTACCCGGCTTCAAAGTCACTTTGGACAGTGCAAGGGATTGCTGCTGTCAGACGAGCCGGCCGGTCGCAAATTAGATTTTTTAATCCAGGAAATGAACAGGGAAGTCAACACGATCGGCTCCAAGGCTAATCATCTCACATTGGTTAATTTGGTCGTTGAGATGAAAGCAGAGCTCGAGAAAATTCGTGAGCAGGCTGCAAATATTGAGTAG
- a CDS encoding bifunctional homocysteine S-methyltransferase/methylenetetrahydrofolate reductase, whose protein sequence is MKPDLRTVLNREIIVGDGAMGTFLYQLGFPVNTSFEELNITSPDVISDVHGQYLSAGARLLETNTFSANDYKLARFGLESKVEEINRAGVRIARAAAGPEHYVVGAVGSICGGKRLNISKLELARNYEQQIDALLSEGVDGILCETFYSLDEIRIALHSVRKYSDIPVICQFAVDQVGRTQDGFLVAEAFSVLRNEGADILGFNCHSGPQGIMSVMEQLDGPLSVPLSVYPNAGLADYVDGHYVYGASPEYFGECAKSFVDLGTRLLGGCCGTTPEHIAAISKALNRLQPPPLASKEALSKESFQVAERIADEEERGNGRHTSEPNIVDLVKERHTVIVELDPPRDLDITRFMQGAHALKKAGADALTLADNSLAVTRMSNMALGHLVSIETGLRPLIHIACRDRNLIGTQSHMMGFDALGIDHVLAVTGDPARFGDLPGASSVYDMTSFEIIRMIKQLNDGVAFSGKPLKQKANFVVGAAFNPNVKHLGKAVQRLEKKIASGADYVMTQPVYDHELIAAIAEATRHLEVPIFIGIMPLASGRNAEYLHNEVPGIQLSDEVRARMSGLEGPEGRAMGVSIAKELLDTAMEHFNGIYFMTPFMFYEMTAELTSYVWQKSGRAQAPLFRL, encoded by the coding sequence TACATTTTCTGCAAATGATTATAAGTTAGCCCGGTTTGGTTTGGAATCTAAGGTAGAAGAGATCAATCGTGCCGGTGTGAGAATTGCCAGAGCTGCGGCCGGACCTGAACATTATGTGGTAGGTGCAGTGGGTTCCATATGTGGGGGCAAACGGCTTAACATATCAAAACTGGAGCTGGCAAGAAACTATGAGCAGCAAATTGATGCCCTTCTCTCCGAAGGAGTCGACGGCATTTTGTGCGAAACGTTTTATTCACTGGATGAAATACGCATTGCGCTTCACAGTGTACGTAAATACAGTGACATTCCGGTAATTTGTCAGTTTGCAGTTGATCAGGTTGGTCGTACCCAGGATGGTTTTTTGGTGGCGGAAGCTTTTTCGGTGCTGCGTAATGAGGGGGCAGACATCCTTGGATTTAACTGTCACTCGGGTCCGCAGGGAATTATGAGTGTAATGGAGCAGCTGGACGGCCCTTTGTCTGTACCGCTGTCCGTATATCCGAATGCAGGACTAGCAGATTATGTGGACGGTCACTATGTATACGGTGCATCACCTGAATATTTTGGAGAATGTGCCAAGTCCTTTGTAGACCTGGGGACGAGGCTGCTCGGTGGTTGCTGCGGAACTACACCGGAACATATTGCAGCTATCTCCAAAGCCTTGAACCGTTTGCAACCGCCTCCGCTGGCTTCAAAAGAAGCTTTGTCGAAAGAGTCCTTTCAAGTGGCAGAGCGGATTGCAGATGAAGAGGAACGAGGAAATGGCAGACATACCAGCGAGCCCAATATTGTGGATCTGGTTAAGGAACGACATACGGTCATTGTAGAACTGGATCCTCCGCGCGATCTGGACATTACAAGGTTTATGCAAGGTGCTCATGCATTGAAGAAAGCAGGGGCCGACGCGCTTACACTAGCTGACAATTCGCTTGCAGTCACTCGCATGAGCAACATGGCGCTTGGACATTTGGTCAGTATTGAAACAGGCTTGCGCCCATTAATTCATATAGCATGTCGTGATCGCAATCTGATTGGTACTCAATCCCACATGATGGGTTTTGACGCGCTCGGTATTGACCATGTACTGGCGGTTACTGGAGATCCGGCGCGGTTCGGTGATTTGCCAGGCGCCAGTTCGGTGTATGATATGACCTCTTTTGAAATCATACGCATGATCAAGCAATTAAATGATGGTGTCGCATTTTCCGGTAAGCCACTGAAGCAGAAAGCTAATTTTGTGGTAGGTGCCGCATTTAATCCTAATGTCAAGCATTTGGGTAAAGCCGTACAGCGGTTGGAGAAGAAAATTGCCTCCGGAGCCGATTATGTTATGACTCAGCCCGTATACGATCACGAGTTGATTGCAGCCATCGCGGAAGCGACACGACATTTGGAAGTACCGATTTTTATCGGTATTATGCCGCTGGCTAGTGGGCGCAATGCAGAATACTTGCACAATGAAGTGCCAGGGATTCAGTTATCCGATGAGGTACGTGCACGTATGTCTGGTCTTGAGGGGCCGGAAGGACGAGCAATGGGCGTGTCTATTGCCAAGGAGTTACTTGATACGGCAATGGAACATTTTAATGGAATCTATTTTATGACTCCATTTATGTTCTATGAAATGACAGCTGAACTGACATCTTACGTATGGCAAAAATCAGGCCGTGCACAGGCCCCCTTGTTTCGACTATAA